The following proteins are encoded in a genomic region of Sphingobacteriales bacterium:
- the idi gene encoding isopentenyl-diphosphate Delta-isomerase, producing MRDKVVLVDKNDREVGIMDKMEAHRKGILHRAFSVFIFNESNELLLQQRALSKYHSPGLWTNTCCSHPQAGEDVRFSAKSRLVEEMGFSCEIEKQFEFIYHAGVGDGLIEHELDHVFTGYYNHDPKPEPSEVADFKWIEINQLLKDVSEKPEKFTVWFRIILEQYIRFLNLKK from the coding sequence TTGAGAGACAAAGTAGTTTTGGTTGACAAAAATGACCGTGAAGTGGGCATCATGGATAAAATGGAAGCCCACCGGAAAGGAATCCTTCACCGTGCATTTTCTGTATTCATCTTTAATGAAAGCAACGAACTCCTTCTGCAGCAAAGGGCTCTCAGCAAATATCATTCACCCGGCTTATGGACAAACACCTGCTGCAGTCATCCTCAGGCAGGGGAAGACGTCAGATTTTCGGCAAAGTCAAGGTTAGTGGAAGAGATGGGCTTCAGCTGCGAGATCGAAAAACAATTTGAGTTTATCTATCATGCCGGGGTCGGAGACGGACTTATTGAACATGAACTCGACCATGTTTTTACAGGGTATTATAACCACGACCCCAAACCAGAGCCATCAGAAGTGGCTGATTTTAAATGGATTGAAATCAATCAACTCCTTAAAGATGTCAGTGAAAAACCGGAAAAATTCACCGTTTGGTTCAGGATAATTCTTGAACAATATATCCGCTTTCTGAACCTGAAAAAATAA